Proteins from one Camelina sativa cultivar DH55 chromosome 8, Cs, whole genome shotgun sequence genomic window:
- the LOC104705503 gene encoding vacuolar protein sorting-associated protein 13-like protein, with protein MESLKQASSSSGFCYHQGFSGVLQVFVHNARNIHNICIYDNQDVYAKFSLTYNPDDTISTRIIHRAGKNPEFNQKLMIDMTQIDAHAAVLKCEIWMMSRARHYMEDQLLGFALVPISDIIGQDSLTQDYSLSSTDLFHSPAGTVKLTLSIVNPSSSSSSNLKINTTSISSEVVLLDPQVSETVDYTRIEFPDINVVNENKLMVTEYFNGPGSASFLCLGSTHGPETDITMVCSEEKEVYGGNGSFMASSSTTTSLSDEKNTADSNEKENQEITEVSRRRRSNKEGEEEGKEETKMNEETTMQKQIAEMYMRSMQQFTESLAKMKLPMDLHNTPHEDDHNTNNNTTTQNQNRNNNAPNNNGMDKKKEGSRVFYGSRAFF; from the coding sequence ATGGAATCTCTGaaacaagcttcttcttcttctgggttcTGCTACCATCAAGGGTTCTCGGGTGTTCTCCAAGTGTTTGTTCACAACGCAAGAAACATCCACAACATCTGCATCTACGATAACCAAGACGTCTACGCCAAATTCTCTCTTACATACAATCCTGATGACACCATCTCCACCCGAATCATCCACAGAGCTGGCAAAAACCCTGAATTCAACCAGAAGCTTATGATCGACATGACTCAGATCGATGCTCATGCTGCTGTCCTTAAATGTGAGATCTGGATGATGAGCAGAGCCAGACATTACATGGAAGATCAGCTTCTTGGTTTCGCTCTTGTCCCGATCTCAGACATCATAGGTCAAGACAGTCTCACTCAAGACTACAGTCTCTCCTCCACTGATCTCTTCCATTCCCCTGCTGGTACCGTGAAGCTCACGCTTTCCATTGTCaacccttcttcttcatcctcatctaaTCTCAAGATTAACACCACCTCGATTTCTTCCGAGGTTGTGTTGCTTGACCCTCAAGTCTCCGAAACAGTGGACTACACGAGGATTGAGTTCCCTGACATAAATGTTGTTAACGAGAACAAACTGATGGTTACAGAGTACTTCAATGGACCCGGAAGCGCTTCATTTCTCTGTCTCGGCTCAACACATGGACCAGAAACGGACATAACAATGGTATGCTCGGAGGAGAAAGAGGTTTACGGGGGGAATGGAAGTTTTatggcttcttcttcaacaacaacaagcttaAGCGACGAAAAGAACACAGCAGATTCAAACGAGAAAGAGAATCAAGAGATCACAGAAGTGtcaagaagacgaagaagcaacaaagaaggtgaagaagaaggaaaagaagaaacaaagatgaaCGAGGAAACAACAATGCAGAAACAGATAGCGGAGATGTATATGAGAAGTATGCAACAGTTCACTGAGTCTTTGGCAAAGATGAAGCTTCCCATGGATCTCCATAATACACCACACGAGGATGATCACAATACCAATAACAACACTACAACTCAGAATCAGAATCGGAATAATAATGCTCCTAATAATAATGGAATggacaagaaaaaagaagggtCTCGTGTCTTTTACGGTAGCAGAGCATTCTTTTaa
- the LOC104705504 gene encoding uncharacterized protein LOC104705504, with translation MSSSIQIVDEQQLDVLPLQDQDEKKTQEVSNELGFGNHGGCCAICLDTIPLQETAMVKGCEHAYCVTCILRWASYKEKPTCPQCKLPFDFLNVHRALDGSVEDFMFEESVCLLLRAVWFQPLEAVERVSDSDNFNYDFDIPPEYEAEDDDDDDLDEFYLQGSSLRLGNRRWGDNGFVRAGRQEARPVQHKNRGGQASGSEPASSSSREPKDKTSSAITGRRAKRALKREAANKAAEAVAAAKHEALLVRLGRK, from the exons ATGAGTTCCTCGATCCAGATCGTTGATGAGCAGCAATTGGATGTTTTGCCTCTTCAAGATCAG GATGAAAAGAAGACTCAAGAAGTGAGCAATGAGCTGGGTTTCGGGAACCATGGCGGCTGTTGTGCAATCTGCTTGGATACTATACCTCTTCAAGAAACTGCTATGGTTAAAGGCTGTGAGCATGCTTACTG TGTGACGTGCATACTCCGTTGGGCGAGTTACAAAGAGAAACCTACCTGCCCACAATGTAAGCTTCCATTTGACTTTCTCAATGTCCACCGCGCTCTTGACGGAAG CGTTGAAGATTTCATGTTCGAGGAGAGTGTATGCCTCCTCCTGAGGGCAGTGTGGTTTCAGCCACTGGAAGCAGTGGAGCGGGTTTCAGATAGTGacaattttaattatgatttcgACATTCCACCTGAGTATGAAGCTGAggatgacgatgacgatgaccTTGACGAGTTTTATTTGCAAGGTTCAAGTCTTCGTTTAGGAAACCGAAGGTGGGGTGACAATGGCTTTGTCAGAGCAGGTCGCCAAGAAGCAAGGCCGGTCCAACATAAGAACCGAGGTGGCCAGGCTTCTGGCTCTGAACCCGCCTCTTCATCTTCACGTGAGCCAAAGGATAAGACTAGCAGTGCCATAACAGGAAGGCGTGCGAAGAGGGCATTGAAGCGTGAAGCTGCAAACAAAGCTGCGGAGGCAGTAGCAGCTGCAAAGCACGAGGCCCTCTTGGTTAGGTTGGGAAGGAAGTGA
- the LOC104769471 gene encoding ankyrin repeat-containing protein P16F5.05c — translation MGAADTIVVAEKIEDLLEAARYVDIDDLKSLAADGVSLTSRDSQGRTALHMAAANGHMTIVEYLISQGVDINALNDENNAPLHWACLNGHIEVVKKLILSGASLSLLNRYERTPMDEAIGAQKMEIIDAINTTVAQMELENTSMT, via the exons ATGGGAGCAGCAGATACGATCGTTGTTGCAGAGAAGATTGAAGACTTGCTTGAG GCTGCTAGATACGTTGATATTGATGATCTTAAAAGCTTAGCTGCTGATGGTGTCTCTCTTACCTCTCGTGATTCCCAAGGCCGAACAG CCCTGCATATGGCTGCAGCGAATGGACATATGACTATAGTGGAGTATCTTATCAGTCAAGGAGTG GATATTAATGCTCTTAACGATGAGAACAATGCCCCTCTACATTGGGCATGCTTGAATGGTCATATCGAG GTGGTGaagaaattgattttgtcaGGAGCTAGTCTAAGCCTTTTGAATCG GTATGAGCGGACTCCTATGGATGAAGCCATTGGTGCTCAGAAGATGGAGATTATAGATGCCATCAACACAACTGTTGCACAAATGGAACTTGAAAATACCAGTATGACATGA